A region of Planococcus sp. MSAK28401 DNA encodes the following proteins:
- the nadE gene encoding ammonia-dependent NAD(+) synthetase, translated as MSTLQQQIINELKVAPSINPQEEIKRTVEFLKEYLKHHSFLKGFVLGISGGQDSTLAGKLAQMAVDELNEETGDQIYSFYGVRLPYGVQADEHDAQDAIKFIQPTKVYTINIKEAVDGSDRALEAEGIKLTDFAKGNEKARERMKAQYSVAAMHNAVVLGTDHAAEAITGFYTKYGDGAADVVPLFRLNKRQGREMLKALGSPEHLYTKVPTADLEEDKPAIPDEVALGITYEQIDDYLEGKEIADDAREKLEGYYLKTQHKRNLPVTIFDDFWKNN; from the coding sequence ATGTCGACATTACAACAGCAGATTATCAATGAATTGAAGGTAGCACCTTCCATTAATCCACAGGAAGAGATCAAGCGCACGGTCGAATTCCTCAAAGAATACTTAAAGCACCATTCATTCCTAAAAGGTTTTGTGCTCGGTATTTCCGGCGGGCAGGATTCGACGCTTGCCGGCAAACTGGCACAAATGGCCGTTGATGAACTGAATGAGGAAACAGGCGACCAAATTTATAGTTTTTACGGTGTGCGCCTGCCATACGGCGTCCAAGCCGATGAGCACGATGCTCAGGATGCCATCAAATTTATCCAGCCGACGAAAGTCTATACCATTAACATCAAAGAAGCTGTCGATGGCAGCGACCGCGCGCTAGAGGCGGAGGGCATCAAGCTGACCGATTTTGCAAAAGGCAACGAAAAAGCGCGTGAACGCATGAAAGCCCAATATTCGGTGGCGGCAATGCACAATGCGGTCGTGCTCGGTACTGACCATGCAGCTGAAGCGATTACCGGTTTCTATACGAAATATGGCGATGGTGCGGCTGATGTGGTGCCTTTGTTCCGGTTGAACAAGCGGCAAGGACGTGAAATGTTGAAGGCGCTCGGCTCACCGGAGCATTTGTATACGAAAGTACCGACAGCCGACTTGGAAGAAGATAAACCGGCCATTCCGGATGAAGTCGCGCTTGGCATCACTTACGAGCAGATCGACGATTATCTGGAAGGCAAGGAAATTGCCGATGATGCGCGTGAAAAACTGGAAGGCTATTACTTGAAA